A portion of the Corynebacterium occultum genome contains these proteins:
- the prfB gene encoding peptide chain release factor 2 → MRPEITSALNELDATLSTIEKVMDPEEMSDRVRELEAQASDPSLWDDPDHAQGVTSELSAVQSRLRKITDLRQRVADLPVMYELGEDEEGGEEMADAELAELREEIEALEVKTMLSGEYDQREAVINIRSGAGGVDAADWAEMLMRMYVRWAEKNGHKVDIYDISYAEEAGIKSATFVVHGDYMYGQLSVEQGAHRLVRISPFDNQGRRQTSFAEVEVLPVVEKVDSIDIPDNEVRVDVYRSSGPGGQSVNTTDSAVRLTHIPTGIVVTCQNEKSQIQNKASAMRVLQAKLLEKKRQEERAEMDALGAGGNASWGNQMRSYVLHPYQMVKDLRNDFEVNDPSKVLGGEIDGFLEAGIRWRMSQQQKSGA, encoded by the coding sequence ATGCGACCGGAAATCACCTCAGCGCTCAATGAACTAGACGCCACCCTGAGCACCATCGAGAAAGTGATGGACCCCGAGGAGATGTCCGACCGGGTCCGCGAACTCGAGGCCCAGGCCTCCGACCCCTCCCTCTGGGACGACCCCGACCATGCCCAGGGGGTCACCTCGGAACTCTCCGCGGTGCAGTCCCGCCTGCGCAAGATCACCGACCTGCGACAGCGCGTCGCGGATCTGCCGGTGATGTACGAACTGGGCGAGGACGAGGAGGGCGGCGAGGAGATGGCTGACGCCGAGCTGGCGGAACTCCGTGAGGAGATCGAGGCCCTCGAGGTCAAGACCATGCTCTCCGGGGAATATGACCAGCGTGAAGCCGTGATCAACATCCGTTCCGGCGCCGGTGGTGTGGATGCCGCCGACTGGGCCGAGATGCTGATGCGCATGTACGTCCGCTGGGCGGAGAAGAACGGCCACAAGGTCGACATCTACGACATCTCCTACGCCGAGGAAGCCGGCATCAAGTCCGCCACTTTCGTGGTGCACGGTGACTACATGTACGGCCAGCTCTCCGTGGAGCAGGGTGCCCACCGCCTGGTGCGCATCAGCCCCTTCGACAATCAGGGCCGCCGCCAGACCTCCTTCGCCGAGGTTGAGGTGCTGCCGGTGGTGGAGAAGGTGGACTCCATCGACATCCCCGACAATGAGGTGCGGGTGGATGTCTACCGTTCCTCTGGCCCGGGTGGCCAGTCGGTGAACACCACCGACTCCGCGGTCCGCCTGACCCACATCCCCACCGGCATCGTGGTGACCTGTCAGAACGAGAAGTCCCAGATCCAGAACAAGGCCTCTGCCATGCGGGTGCTCCAGGCCAAGCTGCTGGAGAAGAAGCGTCAGGAAGAACGCGCCGAAATGGATGCCCTCGGTGCCGGTGGCAACGCCTCCTGGGGAAATCAGATGCGCTCCTATGTCCTGCACCCCTATCAGATGGTCAAGGATCTGCGGAATGACTTCGAGGTCAATGACCCCTCCAAGGTGCTGGGTGGTGAGATCGACGGTTTCCTGGAAGCCGGTATTCGTTGGCGCATGTCGCAGCAGCAGAAATCAGGGGCCTGA